The following coding sequences lie in one Changpingibacter yushuensis genomic window:
- a CDS encoding nitrogen fixation protein FixC gives MDLAAGSAIAAARAAHTALEKGTFGQEAMDAYPRDLAESFVGKDLATYAKAPAFLENERMYTQYGPLLADILHDAYDLDLSPRRHIVRTATDAFKKSGLRLRSVIRDAVAGVRAL, from the coding sequence ATGGACCTTGCGGCCGGTTCCGCTATTGCCGCCGCCCGCGCGGCACATACCGCCCTTGAAAAGGGTACGTTTGGACAGGAAGCCATGGATGCCTACCCGCGTGACCTTGCCGAAAGCTTCGTAGGCAAAGACTTAGCGACGTACGCCAAAGCACCTGCATTCCTCGAAAACGAGCGGATGTACACACAGTACGGCCCACTGCTGGCGGATATTCTGCACGATGCATACGATCTGGACCTCTCCCCGCGCCGCCACATCGTGCGCACCGCCACCGATGCCTTCAAAAAGTCCGGGCTACGCCTTAGATCTGTAATTCGCGACGCCGTCGCCGGCGTGCGAGCACTATAA
- a CDS encoding polysaccharide biosynthesis tyrosine autokinase, with the protein MTLQDYLVIFRKNWVVIVICTLVAAGLSVAWTLTRTPTYEATTQLYVSVRTADSSSSDLYQGSNYAQQAVASYVDVVTTSVVLDEVISELGLDLTAAELADEIDASTPTNTVLINITVSDSDPSQSALIANTVGSVFIDLVENQLEKPADNSPARVQIDTVEPAIAPISPASPSMPKNIALGLICGVAIGIGIAVLREVLDTRIRSKSDLRAITDIAVIGTTIFNPDSAEHPLIAQAEPQSPSAEAYRSLRTNLQFLSAENPKKSFVFTSSSPSEGKSTTAANLAIVLADAGHRVALIDADLRKPRVAALLGVEGAVGLTDLLIGKVTYDEVLLKTGRKQLFVLPAGRIPPNPSELLGSIAMDHVIETLSSHFDYVIIDAPPILAATDAAVVGKKAAGVLLLAASGKTHRPELVSALEALNNVECDVRGIIMTMVPTSGPDSYRYSRTYYHASFDEAPKGSGHLNGEPIMGAVNS; encoded by the coding sequence ATGACACTTCAAGATTATCTAGTGATCTTCCGGAAGAACTGGGTGGTCATTGTGATCTGTACTTTGGTGGCGGCAGGCCTGAGCGTTGCATGGACCCTCACGCGAACACCGACATACGAAGCTACCACCCAGCTCTACGTCTCCGTTCGCACTGCGGATTCCTCCTCATCAGATCTCTACCAAGGATCGAACTACGCCCAGCAAGCAGTCGCATCCTATGTTGATGTTGTGACTACTTCAGTGGTGCTTGACGAAGTCATCTCAGAACTCGGCCTTGATCTCACGGCCGCAGAACTCGCTGACGAGATCGACGCTTCCACGCCTACAAATACCGTTCTCATCAACATCACCGTGTCTGATTCGGATCCCAGCCAATCCGCGTTGATTGCGAACACCGTAGGCTCTGTGTTCATTGACCTCGTTGAGAATCAACTCGAGAAGCCAGCGGACAACTCACCAGCACGGGTACAGATTGACACTGTGGAGCCAGCCATTGCTCCCATATCACCAGCAAGTCCCAGCATGCCAAAGAACATCGCACTGGGGCTGATCTGTGGCGTCGCGATTGGGATTGGCATCGCAGTTCTGCGCGAGGTGCTTGACACGCGAATTCGCTCCAAGAGCGATCTTCGGGCGATCACGGACATCGCCGTCATCGGCACAACCATCTTCAACCCAGATTCGGCCGAACACCCACTCATTGCTCAAGCCGAACCCCAAAGCCCAAGTGCTGAAGCATATCGTTCTCTGCGCACGAACCTGCAGTTCCTCAGCGCCGAGAATCCCAAGAAGAGCTTCGTGTTTACATCGTCAAGCCCGTCCGAGGGAAAGAGCACAACAGCAGCGAACTTGGCTATTGTGTTGGCCGATGCGGGCCACCGCGTTGCACTCATCGATGCGGACCTACGCAAACCGCGCGTCGCCGCCCTCCTTGGAGTCGAAGGGGCCGTTGGCCTCACGGACCTTCTCATCGGCAAAGTCACCTATGATGAGGTTCTGCTCAAGACGGGCCGCAAGCAACTCTTTGTGCTTCCAGCTGGCCGTATCCCACCCAATCCCAGTGAGCTTCTTGGTTCCATCGCCATGGATCACGTGATTGAAACCCTGAGCTCCCACTTCGATTACGTCATCATCGATGCCCCACCCATCCTCGCTGCAACAGATGCGGCCGTGGTAGGTAAGAAGGCTGCGGGTGTACTACTCCTCGCCGCGAGTGGAAAGACCCACAGGCCTGAACTTGTTTCCGCACTCGAAGCCCTAAACAATGTCGAATGCGATGTTCGCGGAATCATCATGACAATGGTCCCCACCTCCGGCCCCGATTCCTACCGGTACAGCCGCACGTACTACCATGCAAGCTTCGATGAAGCACCTAAAGGTTCTGGCCACCTCAATGGCGAACCCATTATGGGCGCAGTCAACAGCTGA
- a CDS encoding YhgE/Pip domain-containing protein, whose product MKGAWSIFRRDIAQATKNTMAVVVVVGLAILPSLFTWFNVIASWDPLKNTQGLTVAVANRDEGYKSDLIPIQINIGDQVVSALRANEDLDWVVTSEDAAIDGTKSGKFYAAIVLPASFSQDMLTFYADGGTRTAIDYYTNEKKNSLAPKITGQGASTLSAQINKVFTQTISEIAVGILSDLSEYLNSADTKVLLSQLQAQVGQTSTQLRSASTNIGAFSSIVGSSQGLVTSAANLVKGTSAALNDSSAAVGSAVSSVGTVKSTIDSVADGLSDALASSVASYESLGKQVDVAFSAAQNSVEAQAGVLDALSDRVQAQIDAYEELRSTLVDDVAPVLPDGALDPVLAILDGAVSRQEAVKDGLDNAAAALRSGVANSQDTHDALNDAISQAKQSVTDLSDEYTNNLKGSLQDLASTLNTALTSIAGIGDDANSAVDRLSGAGDSINDQLSSAQEVMTHLQDKLDDAASTFDSVSDALEAASSSGDLSQLEQIVGANPDTLAASLASPIGLERTAVFPVANFGSSMAPLYSVLAFWVGALLMSVGIKVSVANTDVPGGEKLTSNEKFFGRYGIFAAMGLAQSTLLGLGNLFFVGVQAVHPWLYMLAGWTTSLVFTFLIYTLVVAFGSAGKAVGVFLLVIQISGAGAAYPLQLLPEWFQHISKFLPATYAVEAYRSAIAGIYHADFWKALGFLVLFVIPALILGLYLRKPLVGFNRRTAEALESTKVMG is encoded by the coding sequence GTGAAGGGCGCATGGAGTATTTTCCGGCGGGACATCGCTCAGGCCACCAAGAACACAATGGCAGTTGTTGTGGTGGTCGGCTTGGCGATCCTTCCGTCCTTGTTCACATGGTTCAACGTGATCGCGAGCTGGGATCCCCTGAAGAACACTCAGGGGCTCACGGTGGCTGTGGCCAACAGGGACGAAGGCTACAAGAGCGATCTGATCCCAATTCAGATCAACATTGGCGACCAAGTGGTTTCTGCCTTGCGCGCGAATGAGGATCTGGATTGGGTTGTGACCAGCGAGGATGCTGCTATTGATGGCACGAAATCCGGCAAGTTCTATGCTGCGATCGTGCTTCCGGCGTCGTTCAGCCAGGACATGCTCACGTTCTATGCCGACGGCGGCACGCGCACGGCTATCGATTACTACACGAACGAGAAGAAGAACTCGCTGGCTCCAAAGATCACTGGGCAGGGGGCCAGTACCCTTTCTGCGCAAATAAACAAAGTGTTCACACAGACGATCAGTGAGATCGCCGTGGGAATCTTGTCTGATCTTTCCGAGTACCTGAACTCTGCCGATACCAAGGTTCTGCTCAGTCAGCTTCAGGCTCAGGTGGGTCAGACCTCCACGCAACTTCGTTCGGCATCCACAAATATCGGAGCGTTCTCCTCCATTGTGGGATCCAGCCAGGGGCTCGTGACCAGCGCAGCGAACCTCGTGAAAGGAACCTCCGCGGCGCTCAACGATTCGTCCGCCGCTGTGGGAAGTGCTGTGAGCAGCGTAGGTACCGTTAAGTCCACCATCGATTCGGTCGCTGACGGTTTGAGTGACGCCCTCGCTTCGAGTGTTGCGAGCTACGAATCGCTCGGAAAGCAAGTGGATGTGGCATTCTCAGCTGCCCAGAACAGCGTGGAAGCGCAGGCTGGCGTGCTTGATGCCCTCTCCGATCGGGTTCAGGCCCAGATTGATGCCTATGAGGAGTTGCGTTCGACGTTGGTTGACGACGTCGCACCCGTGCTTCCAGATGGTGCACTCGATCCGGTGCTCGCGATCCTTGATGGAGCCGTCTCGCGTCAGGAGGCCGTGAAGGACGGTCTGGATAACGCTGCTGCTGCCCTGCGTTCGGGTGTAGCGAACTCGCAGGATACTCACGATGCGCTCAATGATGCGATCTCACAAGCCAAGCAGAGCGTTACAGATCTGAGCGATGAGTACACGAATAATCTCAAGGGGAGCCTCCAAGACCTTGCCAGTACGCTCAACACCGCGCTGACCTCAATCGCTGGCATCGGCGATGATGCGAACTCCGCGGTGGACAGACTCTCCGGGGCCGGAGATTCCATCAACGATCAGCTTTCCAGTGCGCAGGAAGTCATGACGCACCTGCAGGACAAGCTAGATGATGCCGCAAGCACGTTCGACTCTGTGAGCGATGCACTTGAGGCCGCCAGTTCGTCTGGCGATCTCAGCCAGCTGGAGCAGATCGTTGGCGCGAACCCAGATACACTCGCTGCTTCACTTGCCTCGCCTATTGGCCTCGAACGCACAGCTGTGTTCCCAGTGGCAAACTTCGGTAGCTCGATGGCGCCGCTGTACTCTGTGCTGGCGTTCTGGGTGGGTGCACTCCTCATGTCAGTGGGCATCAAAGTCAGCGTGGCCAACACAGACGTGCCAGGTGGAGAGAAGCTGACATCGAATGAGAAGTTCTTTGGCCGCTACGGAATCTTTGCTGCCATGGGATTGGCTCAGAGTACGTTGCTAGGGCTTGGGAACCTATTCTTTGTTGGAGTGCAAGCTGTGCACCCGTGGCTGTATATGTTGGCTGGCTGGACCACATCACTTGTGTTCACTTTCCTCATATACACGCTAGTGGTGGCATTCGGAAGTGCCGGAAAAGCCGTTGGGGTGTTCCTCTTGGTGATCCAAATATCGGGAGCTGGGGCTGCCTATCCGCTTCAACTTCTGCCCGAATGGTTCCAACACATCAGCAAGTTCCTGCCTGCGACATATGCCGTTGAGGCGTATCGATCAGCGATCGCTGGAATCTACCATGCCGACTTCTGGAAGGCACTTGGCTTCCTCGTGTTGTTTGTGATTCCGGCGCTGATCCTTGGCCTGTATCTGCGTAAGCCACTTGTAGGCTTCAACAGGCGCACAGCCGAGGCCCTAGAGTCCACAAAGGTGATGGGGTAG
- a CDS encoding ABC transporter ATP-binding protein, with product MNTSTSLQDQSRRSQGSSALTTSSRSHSGTTRNHPDSPSSRNHPDSPSSRNRPDSPGSGSRPERPNRSRTSTSTDPRAGRASSDSFVGGRGPARVSQLDRDQLASHPVAVRRVVRLFSGHTWEIVAVVVLITISSLVTMAQPFLVRSVIDDALPNANVRLLVWLTAAMVAVAAVSSLVGVVQTWLATRMGQAVMHDLRTSVFAHLQKQSLQFFTRTRGGEIQSRLTHDISGMQSVITSTATSVASQVTTVIATVVAMLALSPRLTALSLVILPPAVWLSRRVALLRRDITAAKQAELSNLHTQVEESLSVSGVRLAKTLGTAQWNTDRFEESSLRLIDLEVQSQLAGKWRMATMSIVFAAIPAAIYLVAGLPATSGGMTVGTLVAFTALQTTLFRPLMGLLDVGVQWVTAMALFSRIFEYLDLQPDIKEPVSPISLVKDDVEGDVQFNDVTFGYEAGDPVVRNVSIHIPSGTTTAIVGPTGSGKSTLAALLTRLYDPTSGAISIDGVDVRDMTSRNLAELVGVVSQETYLIHASIRENLLLGSREASEDQMWDALQTAQIGQMISELPDGLDTVVGARGYRFSGGEQQRLSIARTLLRNPRILILDEATSALDNATEAQVQAALEALAVGRTTVTIAHRLSTVESADQVVVLKDGHIVERGSAHELRQQHGLFASLSGSASGPSD from the coding sequence ATGAACACATCGACATCACTGCAAGATCAATCCCGCAGGTCACAAGGATCTTCCGCGCTCACCACGTCTTCGCGCAGCCACAGCGGCACCACCCGCAACCATCCCGATTCGCCTAGTTCCCGCAACCATCCCGATTCGCCTAGTTCCCGCAACCGTCCCGATTCACCCGGTTCTGGCAGCCGTCCCGAGCGGCCGAACCGCAGCCGCACGTCCACCTCAACGGACCCTCGCGCCGGGCGCGCCTCGTCCGACTCCTTTGTGGGCGGCCGTGGTCCTGCCCGCGTCTCTCAGCTAGATCGGGATCAGCTTGCTAGCCATCCCGTGGCTGTCAGACGAGTGGTGAGACTCTTTTCAGGACATACATGGGAGATCGTTGCCGTCGTCGTTCTCATAACGATTTCATCATTGGTGACGATGGCTCAACCTTTCCTTGTGCGCTCTGTGATCGACGACGCCCTTCCCAACGCCAACGTTCGCCTGCTCGTGTGGCTCACTGCGGCAATGGTTGCGGTCGCGGCGGTGAGTTCTCTGGTAGGAGTGGTGCAGACGTGGCTTGCAACCAGGATGGGCCAAGCCGTGATGCATGATCTGCGAACATCCGTTTTCGCGCATCTGCAAAAGCAGTCTCTACAGTTCTTCACCCGAACGCGCGGTGGCGAGATTCAGTCCAGGCTCACGCATGACATTTCTGGAATGCAGAGCGTAATCACATCGACCGCCACATCCGTTGCCTCCCAAGTGACTACCGTGATCGCGACGGTGGTAGCAATGTTGGCACTCTCGCCACGGCTCACAGCCCTTTCCTTAGTGATACTGCCACCCGCGGTGTGGCTTAGCCGCCGGGTGGCTTTGCTCCGCCGCGATATCACGGCCGCCAAGCAGGCTGAACTCTCAAACCTTCACACGCAAGTTGAGGAGAGCCTTTCGGTATCAGGAGTGCGTTTGGCTAAGACTCTGGGAACCGCACAGTGGAACACCGATCGATTTGAAGAATCTTCCCTTCGCCTCATAGATCTGGAGGTGCAGTCCCAGCTGGCGGGCAAGTGGCGAATGGCCACGATGTCCATAGTTTTTGCCGCGATTCCAGCCGCGATCTATCTGGTTGCGGGTTTGCCAGCTACCTCTGGAGGAATGACGGTGGGCACGCTTGTTGCATTCACGGCCCTGCAAACTACGCTCTTCCGGCCCCTCATGGGTCTTCTGGACGTGGGTGTTCAATGGGTGACCGCGATGGCGCTATTCAGCCGTATTTTCGAGTATCTGGACCTGCAGCCTGATATCAAGGAGCCAGTCTCTCCAATATCGCTCGTGAAGGACGATGTTGAGGGTGACGTCCAATTCAACGACGTCACCTTTGGATACGAAGCTGGCGATCCAGTAGTTCGCAACGTCAGTATTCACATACCTTCTGGAACGACGACGGCGATCGTCGGCCCCACTGGATCGGGCAAGTCCACCTTGGCAGCGTTGCTTACGCGACTCTACGATCCCACCTCTGGAGCTATCTCAATTGATGGTGTGGATGTTCGAGATATGACTTCACGGAACCTTGCCGAACTCGTGGGCGTGGTGAGCCAAGAGACCTACCTGATACATGCGTCGATTCGTGAGAACTTGCTGCTCGGTAGCCGTGAGGCCTCCGAAGATCAGATGTGGGATGCACTCCAGACTGCTCAGATTGGTCAGATGATCAGTGAGTTGCCCGACGGTCTGGACACGGTAGTGGGTGCACGCGGCTACCGCTTTTCTGGGGGAGAGCAACAGCGTCTATCTATTGCACGAACACTCTTGCGCAACCCACGCATCCTCATACTTGATGAGGCCACCAGCGCTCTGGACAACGCCACCGAGGCGCAAGTCCAGGCGGCGCTCGAGGCGCTCGCGGTGGGCCGCACCACGGTGACGATTGCGCACAGGCTCTCCACTGTGGAGTCAGCCGATCAGGTTGTTGTCCTGAAAGACGGGCACATTGTGGAAAGAGGTAGCGCGCACGAGCTGAGGCAGCAGCATGGGTTGTTCGCCTCGCTTAGCGGTTCAGCCAGTGGACCGTCCGACTGA
- a CDS encoding purine-cytosine permease family protein, with translation MSHNDSLLPDLPTAPQTRGRIELTGIEIVNESERTAKPRNLFLPWFASNISVFGMSYGAWVLGFGISFWQATIVAVIGAILSFAICGVIALGGKRGSVPTMVMSRSAFGVQGAKVPGVISWLTSIGWETSLAITAVLATATIFERLGWVGSDHTAIEIVAAIVVAILIVLGAVAGYHIIMRMQAVLTWLTGITTIIYIILVIPSIDWPTLTSIPAGSFPAMIGGMTMVMTGMGLGWVNIAADWSRYQSREARGSSIIFWNTFGGSLGPVVLITFGLMLAGSSAELSENIGMDPVGALATLLPTWFLIPFLITAILSLLSGAINGIYSSGLTLLTLGIKIPRPVASLIDGTILTLGTIYVVFFSPTFIGPFQSFLVTLGVPLAAWAGIMMADIALRKKSYDEFALFNSSGRYGAFNWSALILMAAACIIGWGLVVNGYSDASWNDWQGYLLGIIGGKDGVWASGNIGVIIALIIGFLGYYLLSASRVAGQEASQEEYLQVSE, from the coding sequence ATGAGCCACAACGATTCACTCCTACCCGACCTACCAACCGCGCCTCAAACTCGCGGCAGAATCGAACTCACCGGAATCGAAATCGTCAACGAATCCGAACGAACCGCCAAACCACGCAATCTCTTTCTGCCTTGGTTCGCCTCCAATATCTCCGTGTTTGGCATGAGTTACGGAGCGTGGGTGCTGGGCTTTGGAATCTCATTCTGGCAAGCCACGATCGTCGCGGTGATCGGCGCGATCCTTTCCTTCGCCATCTGCGGCGTGATCGCACTGGGTGGCAAGCGTGGCTCGGTTCCCACCATGGTGATGTCACGCTCCGCGTTTGGAGTACAAGGCGCAAAGGTTCCGGGCGTCATTTCCTGGCTGACGTCTATTGGCTGGGAAACTTCACTCGCAATCACCGCAGTACTCGCCACCGCAACGATCTTTGAACGCCTCGGCTGGGTGGGCAGCGATCACACAGCCATCGAAATCGTGGCGGCAATCGTGGTGGCCATACTGATTGTTCTGGGAGCCGTAGCCGGCTACCACATCATTATGCGGATGCAGGCCGTGCTCACCTGGCTGACCGGCATCACCACTATCATCTACATCATCCTAGTTATTCCAAGCATCGACTGGCCTACCCTCACTTCCATCCCGGCTGGATCATTCCCCGCCATGATCGGTGGAATGACCATGGTTATGACCGGAATGGGACTCGGCTGGGTGAACATCGCTGCGGACTGGTCACGCTACCAGTCACGCGAGGCACGCGGTTCCTCAATTATCTTCTGGAACACTTTTGGTGGATCGCTAGGCCCAGTAGTACTCATTACCTTTGGACTCATGCTTGCCGGTTCATCGGCCGAGCTGTCAGAAAACATCGGGATGGACCCGGTTGGTGCACTCGCCACGCTGTTGCCCACATGGTTCCTTATTCCCTTCCTTATCACCGCGATCCTTTCCCTTCTTTCAGGTGCCATCAATGGCATCTACTCCTCCGGACTTACCCTGCTGACCTTGGGCATCAAGATCCCCCGGCCAGTCGCTTCGCTCATTGACGGCACGATCCTCACATTGGGAACTATCTACGTGGTGTTCTTCTCGCCCACCTTCATCGGGCCATTCCAGTCATTCCTTGTCACGCTCGGTGTTCCCCTTGCAGCTTGGGCTGGAATCATGATGGCGGACATCGCACTGCGCAAGAAGAGCTACGACGAGTTCGCACTCTTTAACTCCTCTGGACGCTATGGGGCATTCAATTGGAGCGCGCTTATCCTTATGGCCGCCGCGTGCATCATTGGCTGGGGCCTAGTAGTTAACGGGTACTCCGACGCCTCGTGGAACGATTGGCAGGGTTACCTGTTGGGCATCATCGGTGGCAAGGATGGCGTGTGGGCTTCCGGCAACATCGGTGTGATCATCGCGTTGATCATCGGCTTCCTCGGCTATTACCTTCTCAGCGCCTCGCGGGTGGCAGGCCAAGAGGCCTCGCAGGAAGAGTATCTGCAAGTCAGCGAATAG
- a CDS encoding ferredoxin family protein, whose amino-acid sequence MINKSIPERLAGNVYEIDEEESHIDINQELARSTGSGKVLVKVCPAHVYSEKADGSIGVEYAACLECGTCLAVAAPGVLTWHYPRSGFGVTFREG is encoded by the coding sequence ATGATAAACAAGAGCATTCCTGAACGGCTAGCGGGCAACGTCTATGAAATAGACGAAGAAGAAAGCCATATTGACATCAATCAAGAACTGGCCAGGAGCACGGGGTCAGGCAAAGTGCTAGTGAAGGTATGCCCCGCGCACGTCTATTCCGAAAAGGCTGACGGGAGCATTGGCGTGGAATACGCTGCGTGCCTCGAATGCGGCACGTGTTTGGCTGTAGCTGCGCCGGGCGTCCTCACATGGCACTATCCTCGCAGCGGATTCGGCGTCACGTTCCGCGAGGGGTAG
- a CDS encoding YhgE/Pip domain-containing protein, with amino-acid sequence MRNIWHVFRRDLRRILIVPQAWIILLGLIVTPALYAWVNVIAFWDPYSKTANISVAVTNLDEGATSELTGDVNVGAQVVEELKQNDQLGWTFVDEDEAEARVKRGDSYAAIVIPADFSSNLLSITSGDFTQPKVEYFVNEKANAVAPKLTDVGAQTLVQQITSSFTATVAEAAADALSDVGTDAQDKLEEGQRTALQTLDEASSSIEEGKQSLQELQDDLATARENLTDAKATLADVDTALQASQKAISQSQAIAAQAQQDLTTFGSQFSSSFADATRILANVSSQSQGGLADLNVALQGANTHVGTAIDGVAAVVESNGRAIDQIQELISNGGLDPAVVTQLNQVLDALNDRNAADQELLTSLQALDLGGTSNDAVQAVADAATALDSALQNTSSNADTVRDLLLDGMPKLNQQLSTLSGSASGFAAALQAQRSQLASASGLLDSLDSQLADTSTALGGMMDNLSGFQDSLGTLRTDVVALGSASVWDQLNSITNLNAQQIASFMTSPVEVNEKVVFPVNSYGSGMAALFTNLSLWIGAFVLMVIMKLEVDDEGVPGLTVRQAYLGRWLLLAVISALQGLLVTFGNLIIGVQTVNPVAFVATGVFIALTYLSIIYALSVTFAHIGKGLCVIFVIVQIPGASGLYPIEMMPSFFQNLYPFFPFTYGIDAMRETIAGFYDGHYWQRLSVLTLFVAAAFILGLLLRSKLVTITRLFNKGIVETNLLVAEEVNDSGTYRLSQALRSLANREDYRHRLERRAATFARYYPRLRRGGLIAGFIMPVVLTLIPASDPSVKALVLGLWVAWFLLLFGYLIVIEYIRDAIEDGLELTNMPDNELHQAIEGRRKRRPAGQTKLHPLIEGSETTQSSEATEVAQDTHRPEEAASSKEVDAK; translated from the coding sequence ATGAGGAACATCTGGCATGTATTTCGGCGGGATCTCCGGCGTATCCTCATAGTTCCCCAAGCATGGATCATCTTGTTGGGCCTGATCGTTACACCCGCGCTCTATGCGTGGGTAAACGTCATCGCGTTCTGGGATCCTTACAGCAAGACTGCCAATATCAGCGTTGCGGTAACTAACCTCGATGAGGGCGCCACTTCCGAGCTGACGGGCGACGTAAACGTGGGTGCCCAAGTAGTTGAAGAACTCAAGCAAAACGACCAACTTGGCTGGACCTTCGTGGATGAGGATGAGGCAGAGGCCCGGGTCAAGCGCGGAGATAGCTACGCGGCAATTGTGATCCCCGCAGATTTCTCTTCCAACCTTCTCAGTATCACTTCGGGAGACTTCACCCAGCCTAAAGTTGAGTACTTTGTCAATGAGAAGGCGAACGCAGTTGCTCCGAAACTGACGGACGTGGGCGCGCAGACCCTGGTTCAGCAGATTACGAGTTCCTTTACGGCAACTGTTGCTGAAGCCGCAGCCGATGCCCTCAGTGACGTGGGGACGGACGCCCAAGATAAGCTCGAGGAAGGCCAGCGCACAGCGTTACAGACGTTGGATGAGGCGTCGTCGTCGATCGAAGAAGGCAAACAGAGCCTCCAAGAGCTTCAAGATGACCTCGCAACGGCGCGTGAGAATCTAACAGATGCTAAGGCCACCTTGGCCGACGTTGATACCGCTCTTCAAGCCTCCCAGAAGGCTATTTCGCAGAGTCAGGCAATCGCGGCTCAGGCGCAACAGGATCTGACCACGTTTGGCTCGCAGTTCAGTTCTTCTTTTGCGGACGCCACGCGGATCTTGGCGAACGTTTCTTCCCAATCACAAGGGGGATTGGCGGACCTCAATGTGGCGTTGCAAGGGGCAAATACGCACGTTGGGACTGCGATCGACGGCGTCGCTGCGGTAGTCGAATCGAATGGGAGAGCGATCGACCAGATCCAAGAACTCATCAGCAATGGTGGGCTAGATCCGGCGGTCGTGACGCAACTCAATCAGGTACTCGACGCTCTCAATGATAGGAATGCCGCCGATCAGGAGTTGCTGACGTCCCTTCAAGCCCTCGATCTAGGTGGTACATCGAATGATGCCGTCCAGGCCGTGGCAGATGCTGCTACAGCACTCGATTCCGCACTTCAGAACACCTCATCCAACGCGGACACGGTGCGTGACCTACTCCTAGACGGCATGCCAAAGCTCAATCAGCAGCTGAGCACGCTATCGGGCAGTGCCAGCGGATTCGCGGCGGCCCTCCAAGCGCAGCGTTCGCAACTGGCCTCGGCCTCAGGTTTGCTCGATTCTTTGGACAGTCAGCTCGCCGATACCAGCACTGCGCTGGGCGGAATGATGGACAACCTTTCGGGCTTCCAGGACAGCCTTGGAACGTTGCGTACGGACGTGGTGGCGCTCGGTTCGGCGTCGGTCTGGGATCAACTGAACTCAATCACTAACTTGAACGCGCAACAAATCGCCTCCTTCATGACGTCACCGGTCGAGGTCAATGAAAAAGTCGTGTTCCCCGTCAATTCCTACGGCTCCGGAATGGCTGCGCTCTTCACCAACCTTTCGTTGTGGATTGGTGCCTTTGTCCTCATGGTCATCATGAAGTTGGAGGTCGACGACGAAGGCGTGCCCGGCCTGACCGTGCGCCAGGCGTACTTGGGTCGGTGGCTGTTACTTGCAGTCATCAGCGCACTGCAGGGATTGCTGGTCACATTTGGCAACCTCATTATCGGAGTGCAGACGGTCAATCCAGTAGCGTTTGTGGCTACAGGTGTGTTCATTGCATTGACATATCTGAGCATCATCTATGCGCTATCTGTGACATTTGCACACATAGGCAAGGGGCTTTGCGTGATCTTCGTGATTGTGCAGATTCCAGGTGCTTCAGGTCTGTATCCCATCGAAATGATGCCGTCCTTCTTCCAGAATCTCTATCCGTTCTTCCCATTCACATATGGGATCGACGCGATGCGTGAGACGATTGCAGGTTTCTACGACGGCCATTACTGGCAGCGGCTGAGTGTGTTGACGCTATTCGTTGCGGCTGCGTTCATCTTGGGCTTGCTGCTGCGCTCAAAGCTTGTCACCATCACGCGGCTCTTCAACAAGGGCATCGTTGAAACGAATCTTCTTGTGGCGGAAGAAGTGAACGATTCGGGCACTTACAGGCTTTCACAGGCTCTGCGTTCGCTGGCTAACCGGGAGGATTATCGCCACAGGCTAGAACGCCGGGCCGCCACTTTTGCTCGCTACTATCCACGTTTGCGACGCGGAGGTTTGATCGCGGGCTTCATAATGCCCGTCGTGTTGACGCTCATCCCCGCCTCGGATCCTTCTGTGAAGGCACTGGTGTTGGGCTTGTGGGTAGCCTGGTTCCTCCTGCTCTTCGGCTATCTCATAGTGATTGAGTACATTCGTGATGCGATCGAAGATGGGCTCGAACTAACCAACATGCCAGATAACGAACTGCATCAGGCGATCGAGGGACGAAGGAAGAGAAGACCGGCGGGTCAGACGAAGCTTCACCCCTTGATTGAGGGATCTGAGACAACCCAGAGTTCGGAGGCAACTGAGGTTGCACAAGATACTCACCGCCCGGAAGAAGCTGCCAGCTCGAAAGAAGTTGATGCCAAGTGA